From the Macaca nemestrina isolate mMacNem1 chromosome 7, mMacNem.hap1, whole genome shotgun sequence genome, the window actgagattacaggtgcccaccaccatacctggctaatcatttgcatttttagtagagatgggatttcaccatgttggccaggatagtctcgaactcctgacctcaggtgacccaccccactcggcctcccaaagtgctgggattacaggcagccactgcgtccggcctggAAACACTATTGACAAGTCAGGAGGCCTAGTCCATTGAATAACTAGGGCTACAAACTTCCAAATGAGTGaatcaggcccagagagggacaAGTGCCCCAGGGTTACACAATCATTTGCTGAAGCAGAGGTCACCGCCATCTTTGGCCTCACCCAACTGGACCACTTCCTTGGGCACTGAGTGGCATAGCTCCAGGAGGTCTGGATTCTGCAGCTTGGCCTTGATCTTCTGGCTGAGGGTCAGCTTCAGGCTCTGaggaaggggcaggggcaggggcaggggcaggggcaggaccTGTCTGTCAGTGGGGCAATGTAAAGGCAGCTGACCTTCCCTGTGAGCTTGGCCAGACCTTGGGTGGTTCATCGCCTCCCCACCCCCGTTGTTGAGCTAAGCTGTGGACACCTGACCCCACCCATCTCCTTGCCAGCCCACATGGACACCAGTGTGCCAGCACATGTGCTCCATCCCTCTCTGGGCTCACCGGCCTGCGCTGCTGCAGGGCCTCCAGGACCGAGCGGGCCTTCTCAAAGGGAGGGATCTTCAGCCTGTAGTGGGGGGAGGGGAAGCCATGCTAGGCAGTGGGGAATGTGGGCACACCTGGCCCACCCCAGTCCCCATGCCCATGCCTGCTTGCTGACCGGTACAGGATCTCTGCCCGCAGATAGTTGCCAATGCCATTGAAGAACCTCTGGTCCAGGAGGGCCTCGCAGATGGGCCGGTCAAAGGCCTTGTCCGCTAGGTTTCGTAGCACATTCTCCCTGGAGGGACACAGTCTGGGTGCCTAAGACCCATTCCCACTCTCCATGGGATGGGGAGAGGGGCTCAGAGAACCTATTTCTGGGTGCAAGGGGAAGGAAACTGGGAGTTCCAGtttctcttctccctgccccagTTTTCCTGTCTGTTAAATGGGAACATCATGGGATTTAAATTCATTGTGATAggacggccgggcacggtggatcacacctgtaatctcagcactttgggaggccgtggcaggcagatcacttgaggtcaggaggtcgagaccagcctggccaacatagtgaaaccctgtctctactaaaaatacaaagttagctaggcatgatggtgggtgcctgtaatcccagttacttgggaggctgaagcaggagaatctctggaaccagggaggtagaggttgcagtgagctgagatcatgccactgcactccagcctgggccacagagcgagactccatctcaaaaaataaaaacaaaattaaaaataaattcattgtgAAAGGTGAAAAATACTGATCTAAAGTAACGtgaggctggtgtggtggctcacacctataatcccagcagtctgggaagctgaagcaggaggattgcttcagcccaggagaccagcccgggcaacaaggaagactccgtctctaccaaaaattttaaaagtagccagGGACTTAGTGGTGTGCTcgtgtggttccagctactcaggcggttgaggtaggagaatcacctcaGCCCTGgagctgcaatgagctgtgatggcaccactgcactccagcctgggcaacaaagtgagacccttgtctcaaaaaaaaagcaacatgagGTTGTATATGAGGTTGTGAGTTTATCACCTCAGACTCCTCAGGACATGAGAACAGTGTGGCCACAGGACCTCAAGTGCGTTTGTAGTCTGGAGCTCCCTGTATAGCATTTGTGGTGGGTTAGAGACTATATGTGGGTTTGCCATTGTTAGGGTCCATTCTTCTCAAGATCCTGGATATTGTCTGGTTCTGTGCAGCAGATATGTGGGGTACCAGTGAGGGCCCtagcagcccccaccccacctccaagGGTCATGGGTGTCTCCTCCCCACAGTAAAGAGGATGCGCATCTTGTTTCTTTGCGGAAAAGGGTCGTGGCAAGACTGACTAGTGGGTGTGATGAGTGGACCAGAAGACAGAGTTCTGGGGTGAAGGTACAAGGGTAGCCTGGGAGGTGCCCTGATCCCTGTGGGAATCCAATCGCCACACGCCCCAGCTGGAGGACTAAGAAAACAGCCCAAATGCTCGCGGTTTGAGAGAAACTTCAGAGCCAGCTGGCAGAGTTAACTTGTGGCATGACTCCccaggaaggctgaggttggaggaatCCAGAACCAAAGACAGATGTTTCCCTGGGGATGTGCTTGGGGTTCACACATGGGAAGGCCAGGAGTCAATGGCCTTCTAAGGCACCAGAGACATCCCCGACCCATCCCACAGGCATCCAAGTCCCCTAAGGGCCAACGGACACCCAGGGTCCCCCAGAAGGGGAGAACTTGCCAAGCCCACTCCAGGCCTCTGCATTTGTGACTCTTGTCAGTTCCAATGCCTTCCTCtggctggctccttctcatcAGTCAGGCCTCAGCTCAAACCTCCCTAGAGTGGCCATTGCTAATGCACCCCCACCCTCGGCCAAGTCATCCTCTACCTCCTTCACCCGTTGGGTTTTCCTCAGGCATGGGTCCATTTCTCATTCCCCTACCCTATGTGAACATCAGTTCTGTGGGAGCAGGGGCCACATTcatcttgttcactgctgtaccCCGAGCCCCTAGAACAAGGCCTGGCACGAAGCAGAGACTCATACACGtttcttcttcagaggaaaggaaGTGGCCAACACTGTACCATCTGAGGTGACCTGCATCACATCCCAGGTGGGGCTGTTATACCCTCCTGCAGGCAGGGAAGCGGCACAGAGGAGACCACAGGACACAGAGTAGTGGGCAGGCCGGATGTGGGAGACCACAAAGCCCAAGACGGAAGCCATGTCATGAGGTagtcccctccccatccccttgAAACAATTCTGCTCAGCCTCACTTACCATGTTAAAGCCCCTCtactttctcagcctcctgggagcCCTGAGAGGTGGTGTGGGATTGTGAGTGGGAGCCCCAGCTTCTCTGACACTAACTGGCCACATGTCCTCAGGGCAGTGCCTACCCATCCTCCTCTTgactctcctctctcctgccccatcagttattattatcattattttttgagacacagtcatgctctgttgcccaggttgcagtggagtggtgctatctcggctcactgcaaccctgcctccctggctcaagcgattttattgcctcagcctgtagctggggttacaggcatgtgccaccatgcccggctaatttttgtattttcagtagagacagggtttcaccatgttggccaggctggtctcgacctgaccttaagtgatctacctgcctcggcctcccaaaatgctgggattacagacatgagctacaaCACCCGGCCTCCAATTAGTTTTGAGTTTCCATGTCCATTGGCTCAGGGAGCTGACCCAGGACAGGGTCACTGTCTTGATCTGCAGATGAGGGGACTGAGGCCCAGAAGGAGCAGGGACTTGCCCTTTGTTGACCAAGAAGGCACTAACAGAGTGTTAGTGTTACAGAGTGTTGACCAAGAAGGCACTAACAGGTTCATCACACCTGGTGCTGGCCCTACCTGAACTGCTCATACTCCTGCAAGACACAGGGCCCGCGGCCTGGCTGCCACTTGCCCCCAAGGTCCCAGTGGCCAAACCGGCGGACGTCCACGAAACACAGGGCGAGCTGGGGGCCAGGCGGGGCCGTATAAAAGCGCAGGTGGGCATGGCGTGGCAGCTCCTCGCGGGGCACCAGCTGAAAAGAGCCGGACATGCCAAAGCGAAAGACCAGGGCCAGGGGCTCCTGTGGGGGCTGGGCCCCAGGCAGAGGGCTCAGTATCAGGCGCAGCTCCTTGCCGCGGGCTGAAGCTGAGATGCGGTA encodes:
- the LOC105490995 gene encoding endonuclease 8-like 1 isoform X2, whose amino-acid sequence is MPEGPELHLASQFVNQACGALVFGGCVEKSSVSRNPEVPFESSAYRISASARGKELRLILSPLPGAQPPQEPLALVFRFGMSGSFQLVPREELPRHAHLRFYTAPPGPQLALCFVDVRRFGHWDLGGKWQPGRGPCVLQEYEQFRENVLRNLADKAFDRPICEALLDQRFFNGIGNYLRAEILYRLKIPPFEKARSVLEALQQRRPGDPGPLAPKGRKSRKKKSKATQPSPEDRVEDPSPPSKALSRTRRAKRDLPERTATQRPEGPSLQQDPEVPTVPKKGKRKGRQAASGHRRPRKVKADTPSLDPEGTSAS
- the LOC105490995 gene encoding endonuclease 8-like 1 isoform X1 codes for the protein MPEGPELHLASQFVNQACGALVFGGCVEKSSVSRNPEVPFESSAYRISASARGKELRLILSPLPGAQPPQEPLALVFRFGMSGSFQLVPREELPRHAHLRFYTAPPGPQLALCFVDVRRFGHWDLGGKWQPGRGPCVLQEYEQFRENVLRNLADKAFDRPICEALLDQRFFNGIGNYLRAEILYRLKIPPFEKARSVLEALQQRRPSLKLTLSQKIKAKLQNPDLLELCHSVPKEVVQLGGKGYGSESGEEDFAAFRAWLRCYGMPGMSSLQDRHGRTIWFQGDPGPLAPKGRKSRKKKSKATQPSPEDRVEDPSPPSKALSRTRRAKRDLPERTATQRPEGPSLQQDPEVPTVPKKGKRKGRQAASGHRRPRKVKADTPSLDPEGTSAS